DNA from Pirellulales bacterium:
CAGATAGACGGTGGCCGGCTTCCCAGGTTCACTTGGCTGGAAAGAAAAAAGAGGCGGCTGTAACCCATGAATGTGCGACCGGCGAAAGTAGCCCTGGACGATTCGGTGCTGCGGCACCTGCGGTACGATTTTATCCAGATCAAAGAACATCAAACCGTGGGGCAGGCTCTGGCCAGCATTCGAGAAAATCCGACGGTTGGCCGCATCATCTATTTTTACGTGGCGGATGACGATGGGCGATTGGTGGGGGTCGTCCCCACGCGGCGATTGCTGTTGAGCCCGTTGGAGACTTCGATTGGCGACATGATGATTCGCGAGGTGATCACGGTTCCGGAAACCGCCACGGTGTTGGAAGCCTTCGAATTGTTCGCGCTGCACCACTTGCTGGCGTTTCCCATTGTGGACGGCAAACGGCGATTGCTGGGTGTCGTCGATGTGGGATTGTATACGGAGGGGCGCACGGAGCTGGAAGCGGCGGAGCGGAGCGAAGATTTGTTTCAACTGATCGGCGTGCATTTGAGCGAAGCGCAGTTGGCGCGGCCGATGGCCGCATTTCGCAGCCGCTTTCCCTGGTTGATTTGCAACATTGTGGGGGGCATTGCGGCGGCCTTCATCTCGGGCATTTTCCAAGCGGAGCTCGAGCGCGTTGTGGCGCTGGCTATGTTTGTGCCGGTGGTATTGGGCCTGTCCGAAAGCGTAAGCATTCAATCGGTCAGTCTGACATTGCAATGGCTGCATGGCCAACCGCCCACGCTGGAAGGATTGTGGACCAAATTACGGCGGGAGTTATTCGTGGGGGCCATGTTGGGCGGCGTCAGCGCCGCGCTGGTGGCAGCGGTTTCAATCGTCTGGCTGCGCAATCCTCGTGTGGCAATCTGCCTGCTGGTGGGCATAACCGGCGGAATGACCGTGGCCGCACTGATTGGCGTGGCCATGCCCAATGTGCTGCGCATATTGCGGCGGAACCCCCAAGTGGCGGCCGGCCCCATTGCCCTGGCCACGGCCGACATGATCACGTTGCTGGTCTATTTCAGCCTGGCCCGGCTGGTGACCTAGCGGGCGGCCGACGATGTTTTGGTTCTTTTTCCGTAAATTAAAAATCGACTTGACGTCTTAATGCACCTACGTTATAACAACGTACGTCGATTCGACGTAGATAATGCACGTCCGGCCAGGAGGCGTTTATGACCAAGCACGTTCACGGATTGGGTTCGCTGCAAGGCGAGGTGATGGAATTCGTTTGGAGCCGCGGCGAAGCCACGGTTGCCGAAGCGCATCAGGCGATCAGCCACCGGCGGG
Protein-coding regions in this window:
- a CDS encoding magnesium transporter, with protein sequence MNVRPAKVALDDSVLRHLRYDFIQIKEHQTVGQALASIRENPTVGRIIYFYVADDDGRLVGVVPTRRLLLSPLETSIGDMMIREVITVPETATVLEAFELFALHHLLAFPIVDGKRRLLGVVDVGLYTEGRTELEAAERSEDLFQLIGVHLSEAQLARPMAAFRSRFPWLICNIVGGIAAAFISGIFQAELERVVALAMFVPVVLGLSESVSIQSVSLTLQWLHGQPPTLEGLWTKLRRELFVGAMLGGVSAALVAAVSIVWLRNPRVAICLLVGITGGMTVAALIGVAMPNVLRILRRNPQVAAGPIALATADMITLLVYFSLARLVT